In Massilia violaceinigra, one DNA window encodes the following:
- a CDS encoding TonB-dependent receptor, translating into MNVQRTLLASAILSALSALNHANAQVAAAASAAADPVVPKVIVTANPFGKSEGDQILAPAKILSGDELRDKLGSSLGETLSQELGVSASGFGAGASRPIIRGLEGSRVKMLENGMAVADVSGLSNDHAVSADGAVARQIEILRGPAALLYGSGAIGGLVNVVNERIPTALEAKPAGQFETRYGTVDRGRSASGALDGAVGHIGLHIDGNIRRADDYKIPDNRVLGDPSSASGRLPQSFTRQDTVGAGASVIGDWGHAGVSVATLNNRYGIPSLEGSQIDQSQIRYDADSLFKMPFAGVENIRIKFGYTDYDHAELDDDNHPEVLFKNRALETRAELTHAPLAGWHGTLGMQTENTHFSALSAEGGPDTVPVTHSTSRAAFLVEEREFGPVRVNAGARLESVKRKPLGHQDRKFDLGSYSVGALWPFMPGYATGATVSVAQRAPATEELYSGGPHDATQTFDIGNADFKKETSRNIELSLQKVSGLVRWKANVFQNKVKDFIYGNISGAMMDEEGNPGEELLQRIYQQADASIRGAEAEVTYNQHGAGLSLRAFADTSRGKLDHGGNLPLQPASRIGADVGYRSGAVRTGMSVVRAQSQDRLASFEQNATPGYTQLNANVSYTQHIGSVDLTWFMIARNLLNEDIRLSTSVLKEVSPLPGRNFLFGVRTKF; encoded by the coding sequence ATGAATGTCCAACGTACGCTGCTTGCCAGCGCGATTCTGTCCGCCCTGTCCGCCCTGAACCACGCCAATGCGCAAGTTGCCGCCGCCGCTTCCGCCGCCGCCGATCCCGTCGTACCCAAGGTGATCGTTACCGCCAATCCGTTCGGCAAGTCCGAAGGCGACCAGATTCTGGCGCCCGCCAAGATCCTGTCCGGCGACGAACTGCGCGACAAGCTCGGCTCCTCGCTCGGCGAAACGCTATCGCAGGAACTGGGCGTGTCCGCGTCGGGCTTCGGCGCCGGCGCCTCGCGCCCCATCATCCGCGGGCTGGAAGGCTCGCGCGTGAAGATGCTGGAAAACGGCATGGCGGTGGCCGACGTCTCCGGCCTGTCGAACGACCATGCGGTATCGGCCGACGGCGCCGTGGCGCGCCAGATCGAAATCCTGCGCGGCCCGGCCGCCTTGCTGTACGGCTCGGGCGCTATTGGCGGCCTGGTCAACGTGGTCAACGAACGCATCCCGACCGCGCTCGAAGCCAAACCGGCCGGCCAGTTCGAAACCCGCTACGGCACTGTGGACCGCGGCCGCAGCGCCTCGGGCGCGCTCGATGGCGCGGTCGGCCATATCGGCCTGCACATCGATGGCAATATCCGCCGCGCCGACGACTACAAGATTCCCGACAACCGCGTGCTGGGCGACCCAAGCTCGGCCTCGGGCCGCTTGCCGCAATCGTTCACGCGCCAGGATACGGTCGGCGCCGGCGCCTCGGTCATCGGCGACTGGGGCCATGCCGGTGTGTCGGTGGCCACGCTCAACAACCGCTACGGCATTCCCAGCCTGGAAGGCTCGCAGATCGACCAGTCGCAGATCCGCTACGATGCCGATTCCCTGTTCAAGATGCCGTTTGCCGGCGTCGAGAACATCAGGATCAAGTTCGGCTATACCGATTACGACCATGCCGAACTGGACGACGACAACCATCCGGAAGTGCTGTTCAAGAACCGCGCGCTGGAAACCCGCGCCGAGCTGACCCACGCGCCGCTGGCCGGCTGGCACGGCACCCTGGGCATGCAGACCGAGAATACCCACTTTAGCGCCCTGAGCGCCGAAGGCGGCCCGGACACGGTGCCGGTCACGCACTCGACTTCGAGGGCGGCCTTCCTGGTCGAGGAACGCGAATTCGGCCCGGTGCGGGTCAATGCCGGCGCGCGCCTGGAATCGGTCAAGCGCAAGCCGCTGGGCCACCAGGACCGCAAGTTCGACCTCGGTTCGTATTCGGTGGGCGCGCTGTGGCCGTTCATGCCCGGCTACGCGACCGGTGCAACCGTGTCGGTGGCCCAGCGCGCACCGGCCACCGAGGAACTGTATTCGGGCGGCCCGCACGACGCCACCCAGACCTTCGATATCGGCAACGCCGACTTTAAAAAGGAAACCTCGCGCAATATCGAGCTGTCGCTGCAGAAAGTGTCGGGCCTGGTGCGCTGGAAGGCCAACGTGTTCCAGAACAAGGTCAAGGATTTCATCTACGGCAATATCAGCGGCGCCATGATGGATGAGGAAGGCAATCCGGGCGAGGAACTGCTGCAGCGCATTTACCAGCAGGCCGACGCCAGCATCCGCGGCGCCGAAGCGGAAGTGACCTACAACCAGCACGGCGCCGGCCTGTCCCTGCGCGCCTTTGCCGACACCTCGCGCGGCAAGCTCGATCACGGCGGCAACCTGCCGCTGCAACCGGCCTCGCGCATCGGCGCCGATGTCGGCTATCGCAGCGGCGCCGTGCGTACCGGCATGTCGGTGGTGCGCGCCCAAAGCCAGGACCGGCTCGCCAGTTTCGAGCAGAACGCCACGCCCGGTTATACCCAGCTCAACGCGAATGTGTCGTATACCCAGCATATCGGCAGCGTCGACCTGACCTGGTTCATGATCGCGCGCAATCTGTTGAACGAGGACATCCGCCTGTCGACCTCGGTATTAAAAGAGGTCTCGCCACTGCCCGGCCGAAATTTCCTGTTCGGCGTTCGCACCAAGTTTTAA